A region from the Lolium perenne isolate Kyuss_39 chromosome 4, Kyuss_2.0, whole genome shotgun sequence genome encodes:
- the LOC139830297 gene encoding uncharacterized protein — protein MEMACIRPSSGFKDIFVLTGVSDQVASRNAVEGMVVVLVEVVSKAEAEETIGGAILPMNNVPPSPPPNWDQKRPKMGYNGRGLFGFAAVRALLNLQEQSDPNITFLSETHLDEWSAECLHRKLKIENMSEKAEKAVWDDAHLVHFIGICKEEISNGNRPLGFLNPIGWKNLVEKFEARTGKKLTRTQLKNKWDNMKKEYTWFMELKIAATGLGWDDAKQTVDASKEWWDEHLHRCNSPEKGIKCNHLRYRKRGPKHLDDMDMLFQKAHVTGASASCPGDISSDECSDDDDVAVVDTTDESAEIKLASLKKAKANKKRKELANDNEEKANKNRKKSSNANKEKDEKSSYFRTYAGTCEKIGIAAEKISSSFVASSAPPTNHVPSIADVMQMAEDCGVQEGTALMHTTTMMIVKPDFREISSLLQTKEGRFDLLQREHEKEMKRV, from the exons ATGGAGATGGCTTGCATCCGCCCAAGCTCTGGTTTTAAGGATATTTTTGTGCTGACTGGAGTATCCGACCAGGTGGCCAGTCGGAACGCGGTAGAGGGAATGGTCGTGGTACTGGTAGAGGTGGTTTCCAAGGCAGAGGCAGAGGAGACTATCG GTGGTGCCATCCTACCGATGAACAATGTACCTCCAAGTCCACCTCCAAATTGGGACCAGAAACGCCCGAAGATGG GCTATAACGGCCGCGGCCTCTTTGGGTTCGCGGCCGTCCGGGCTCTGCTAAATCTCCAGGAGCAGAGTGACCCGAATATAACGTTCTTGTCAGAAACTCATTTGGATGAGTGGTCGGCAGAGTGCCTTCATCGGAAATTGAAGAT CGAAAATATGTCCGAAAAGGCCGAGAAAGCAGTGTGGGATGATGCACATTTGGTACACTTTATTGGTATTTGCAAAGAAGAGATTAGTAATGGAAACAGGCCACTGGGCTTTCTCAATCCGATTGGTTGGAAAAATCTTGTAGAGAAGTTCGAAGCAAGAACCGGAAAGAAGCTAACAAGAACTCAACTGAAGAATAAATGGGACAATATGAAAAAAGAGTACACATGGTTCATGGAGTTGAAAATTGCTGCTACTGGACTTGGATGGGATGATGCAAAGCAAACTGTTGATGCTTCCAAAGAATGGTGGGATGAACATCTTCAC AGATGCAATAGTCCCGAGAAAGGTATAAAATGCAACCATTTGAGGTACAGGAAACGTGGACCGAAGCATTTGGATGATATGGATATGTTGTTCCAGAAGGCACATGTAACAGGGGCTAGTGCAAGCTGTCCTGGAGATATATCTAGTGATGAAtgtagtgatgatgatgatgtggcAGTGGTAGATACAACTGATGAGAGtgctgaaataaaattggcttcctTGAAGAAAGCAAAAGcaaacaagaagcgcaaggagttAGCTAATGACAATGAAGAGAAAGCTAACAAGAATCGCAAGAAATCCTCTAATGCTAATAAAGAGAAAGATGAGAAGAGCTCCTACTTTCGAACATATGCAGGCACATGTGAAAAGATAGGAATTGCAGCTGAAAAGATCTCCTCAAGTTTTGTAGCATCATCAGCTCCTCCAACAAACCATGTACCTTCCATTGCAGATGTTATGCAGATGGCGGAAGATTGTGGGGTGCAAGAAGGAACCGCTTTGATGCATACAACCACTATGATGATCGTGAAGCCTGACTTTAGAGAGATCTCCAGCTTGCTTCAAACAAAAGAAGGACGATTTGATTTGCTACAGAGAGAGCATGAAAAAGAGATGAAGCGTGTGTAA